A single region of the Vicia villosa cultivar HV-30 ecotype Madison, WI linkage group LG4, Vvil1.0, whole genome shotgun sequence genome encodes:
- the LOC131596071 gene encoding rust resistance kinase Lr10-like, translating into MGSCSNMMVVMMLTVVCSRVNGCSGKDSRCGHHGPHIRFPFYFKNSETEHGCGYKGFGLTCSNEHKTLIELPSQSGPIILQVKSINYQDQYLIACDPENCFAGKLLKLYRSQMSTFQFYKEPEDTYNKYRFLNCTSLPCQVYVVQSSSNFLRSGFDPILCTTTPDIISSPYVPVEEDQNDCLGLTWSKPNCSMCEIQGKICKPKNNGTGDEIECLDRHHKPIKKILLYITVALVGAVMTMLILRTCLRLYNYFKTKSEDETRIEKFLEDYRALNPTRFSFADIRRITNNFREELGEGAHGAVFKGKLSNEILVAVKMLKNTVGDGKEFINEVKAMGKIHHINIVRLVGFCADRSYRALVYNFFSNGSLQNFITQPKNIDNFLGWKMLEQIALGIAKGIEYLHTSCDQRILHFDINPHNVLLDDNFVPKITDFGLAKLCSKTESIVSVTAARGTLGYIAPEVFSRNFGNVSYKADIYSYGMLLLEMVGERKSISQFSEENFKVLYLEWVQNFLEGRDMQLKIEKAGDDVILKVGLWCIQWNPINRPSIKGVLQMLEAQEDGNLIVPPNPFNSTILKNGEISKKYSTLELESIHE; encoded by the exons ATGGGAAGCTGTTCAAATATGATGGTAGTCATGATGCTAACAGTGGTTTGCAGCAGAGTTAATGGTTGTAGCGGGAAGGATTCCAGATGCGGTCACCACGGCCCGCATATCCGATTTccattctattttaaaaatagtgAAACAGAACATGGATGTGGTTATAAAGGCTTTGGTCTTACTTGTTCAAACGAACACAAAACTCTGATTGAGCTTCCTTCACAATCTGGTCCAATTATACTCCAAGTCAAAAGTATAAATTATCAAGACCAATATCTAATCGCATGTGACCCTGAAAATTGCTTTGCTGGAAAGCTTCTTAAACTCTACCGATCACAAATGTCTACTTTTCAGTTCTATAAGGAACCTGAAGACACTTATAATAAATACCGTTTCCTCAATTGTACCTCATTACCCTGCCAGGTTTATGTTGTTCAGTCTAGCAGCAATTTCCTTCGTTCGGGTTTTGATCCAATACTCTGCACCACAACTCCAGATATTATTTCTTCACCGTACGTGCCGGTAGAGGAGGATCAGAATGATTGCTTGGGTTTGACATGGTCGAAACCCAATTGTAGCATGTGTGAAATACAAGGCAAGATTTGTAAACCCAAAAATAACGGAACTGGAGACGAGATAGAATGTCTTGACCGTCATCACAAACCAATTAAGAAGATACTTCTATATATCACAG TTGCGTTAGTTGGTGCAGTTATGACGATGTTGATTCTTAGGACATGTTTGCGTCTCTATAACTATTTCAAAACAAAGAGTGAAGACGAGACTAGAATTGAAAAGTTTTTAGAGGATTATCGGGCGCTCAATCCCACGAGATTCTCTTTTGCGGATATAAGGCGGATTACAAATAACTTTAGAGAAGAGTTAGGTGAAGGGGCTCATGGCGCTGTATTCAAAGGTAAATTATCGAATGAAATTCTGGTGGCTGTGAAGATGCTAAAAAACACAGTGGGGGATGGAAAAGAGTTTATCAATGAAGTGAAAGCTATGGGAAAAATCCATCACATTAATATAGTTCGTTTGGTTGGATTCTGCGCGGATAGATCTTATCGTGCTCTTGTTTATAATTTCTTTTCAAACGGCTCGTTACAAAACTTCATAACCCAACCTAAAAACATTGATAATTTTTTAGGTTGGAAAATGCTAGAACAAATAGCTCTTGGCATAGCTAAAGGTATTGAGTACCTTCACACGAGTTGTGATCAACGAATTCTTCACTTTGATATTAATCCCCACAACGTGTTATTAGACGACAACTTTGTTCCAAAGATTACAGATTTTGGTTTGGCTAAATTGTGTTCTAAAACTGAAAGCATAGTTTCAGTAACTGCTGCGAGAGGGACTCTGGGTTACATTGCGCCTGAAGTATTTTCGAGGAACTTTGGAAATGTATCATATAAAGCTGACATATATAGTTATGGGATGTTACTGCTTGAAATGGTTGGAGAAAGAAAGAGTATAAGTCAGTTTTCAGAGGAAAATTTTAAAGTTTTGTATCTAGAATGGGTTCAGAATTTTCTTGAAGGGCGCGATATGCAATTGAAGATTGAGAAAGCAGGAGATGATGTAATTTTAAAGGTAGGATTGTGGTGTATTCAGTGGAATCCGATAAATCGTCCATCCATAAAAGGTGTGCTACAAATGTTAGAAGCTCAAGAAGATGGAAATTTGATTGTGCCTCCAAACCCTTTCAACTCTACAATTttgaaaaatggtgaaatctcGAAAAAGTATTCAACTTTAGAGTTAGAGTCTATACATGAATGA